In one Sphingomonas sp. S1-29 genomic region, the following are encoded:
- a CDS encoding transglycosylase SLT domain-containing protein — MSGFNFMRDGGATLLAGVNNDAFREGVQQRQVDQDNQLKREQAVYENDRQRTYHTKLAEAMTANDPDRAAMLAYQYGDEKTGTGIGKVRQEQFTRAQGSNTSYANIVAGVAERPYAERRAALLSAAPMLTRMGISPAEIEAFDPTDQNIAALAGVDYTAKDRDANDVAVYGANTNRMDAQTKRMELSQPKVVGQNQSLVTPEGGELFRAPQYQSFGLDENVYVDPGTTSQGYTSNITSGARGGDATWGAMIGAESGGRQLDGQGRPLRSSAGAIGIAQVMPATAREVAGQMGIAWDEQRYRTDPAYNEALGRHYYDSMVKRFGGDIPKAVAAYNAGPAGVDRAMARAARSGGSWTQYLPAETQAYVQKVTRNSQVQGQRQTRPTPQLLQRGVPKPARGSSATDGGKPVPAKWADKFMDARNVYLGFDRAEKSFKPGFGGNVAGSAENLIQGVVGDRFGTPGQRDWWANHFSNDNKERHEIFGAALTGTEKAAWEATTISPSMSDEQIMRNLQRRREIVANKLKYQRRFLVAQGYSQTAIAALAEGL; from the coding sequence ATGAGTGGCTTCAACTTCATGCGCGATGGCGGCGCGACTCTTTTGGCGGGCGTCAATAACGACGCCTTTCGCGAAGGCGTTCAGCAGCGGCAGGTCGATCAGGATAACCAGCTTAAGCGCGAGCAAGCCGTTTACGAGAATGATCGCCAGCGCACCTATCATACCAAGCTAGCCGAAGCGATGACGGCCAATGATCCGGATCGCGCGGCGATGCTTGCATATCAGTATGGCGACGAGAAAACCGGAACCGGCATCGGTAAGGTTCGACAGGAACAGTTTACCCGCGCGCAGGGCAGCAATACCAGCTATGCTAACATTGTAGCTGGTGTTGCGGAACGCCCCTATGCGGAACGCCGTGCCGCGCTATTGAGCGCCGCTCCGATGCTAACGCGCATGGGTATCAGCCCCGCCGAAATAGAAGCGTTCGATCCAACCGATCAGAACATCGCTGCGCTCGCTGGCGTCGATTACACTGCCAAGGATCGCGACGCTAACGATGTCGCGGTCTACGGCGCGAACACCAACCGGATGGATGCGCAGACTAAGCGTATGGAGCTTAGTCAGCCTAAGGTTGTGGGGCAGAACCAAAGCCTTGTCACGCCAGAGGGTGGCGAGCTTTTCAGGGCTCCGCAGTATCAGAGCTTTGGCTTGGACGAAAATGTCTATGTCGATCCGGGCACGACTTCGCAGGGATATACCTCAAATATCACAAGCGGCGCTCGCGGTGGCGATGCCACTTGGGGTGCGATGATCGGGGCGGAATCTGGCGGTCGCCAGCTAGACGGGCAGGGACGCCCATTGCGTTCGTCCGCCGGAGCAATCGGTATCGCACAGGTCATGCCCGCTACGGCTCGCGAAGTCGCGGGGCAGATGGGTATCGCGTGGGATGAACAGCGATATCGCACCGATCCCGCCTATAATGAGGCGCTTGGTCGCCACTACTATGACAGCATGGTGAAGCGCTTTGGGGGAGATATCCCCAAGGCGGTCGCGGCATATAATGCCGGTCCCGCTGGCGTGGATCGAGCGATGGCGCGTGCGGCTCGCTCTGGCGGTTCATGGACGCAATATCTCCCCGCTGAGACGCAGGCCTATGTCCAAAAGGTCACGCGCAATTCGCAGGTGCAGGGACAGCGGCAAACCAGACCAACCCCCCAGCTATTGCAGCGCGGCGTTCCCAAGCCCGCAAGAGGTAGCAGCGCCACGGACGGCGGTAAGCCGGTTCCGGCGAAATGGGCCGACAAGTTCATGGACGCCCGAAATGTCTATCTGGGGTTCGATCGCGCCGAAAAATCGTTCAAGCCGGGGTTCGGCGGCAATGTGGCGGGAAGCGCAGAAAACCTAATCCAAGGCGTAGTCGGCGACCGTTTCGGGACGCCGGGGCAGCGCGATTGGTGGGCCAACCACTTCTCTAACGACAACAAAGAGCGTCATGAAATCTTCGGCGCGGCTTTGACCGGCACCGAGAAAGCGGCGTGGGAAGCAACCACGATCTCGCCATCGATGAGTGATGAACAGATCATGCGCAACCTCCAGCGTCGTCGCGAGATCGTGGCAAACAAGCTGAAGTATCAGCGTCGATTCTTGGTCGCACAGGGCTATTCTCAGACCGCTATCGCTGCGCTTGCAGAGGGGCTATAA
- a CDS encoding DUF4043 family protein, with amino-acid sequence MADFKLANANAKEVWSTKYAKEYVAESGFLPFMSSADNAIIRVNTDLKSAGDVVHIPYIASLKGAGVSGGATLEGNEEALLNYSTEVKVRHRRNAVMLGEHETFKSELDYANMARAGLKDWSAEDLRDELIEKMQSVVIEGGVDSDGTPIEDTYKPFDTATAGERTAYLLKNNDRILMGTAKATTQVFSTSLAAVPSSAILTADTVSMAKEMAETTASFRITPYRTKEGQKWYVMFVGVEGFRQLRKDPRIEAANRDARPREVETNPLFTGGDLVWDGVIVKKIPEITQVGNLGASSAPIGFAALCGANALAVAFSRKPSFRTESKDYEHRVGVGITEIRGSAKMSAAGTQTGQISIYYAA; translated from the coding sequence ATGGCTGATTTTAAGCTGGCAAACGCAAATGCCAAAGAAGTATGGTCTACTAAGTACGCCAAGGAATATGTCGCGGAGTCGGGCTTTCTGCCCTTCATGTCCTCGGCTGATAACGCAATCATTCGCGTCAACACCGACCTAAAGTCGGCAGGCGATGTTGTCCACATCCCTTACATCGCATCGCTCAAGGGCGCGGGCGTAAGCGGTGGCGCAACTCTAGAGGGCAACGAGGAAGCTCTCCTGAACTACTCCACGGAAGTGAAGGTCCGCCATCGTCGTAATGCAGTAATGCTGGGCGAGCACGAGACTTTCAAGTCCGAACTCGACTACGCTAATATGGCGCGCGCTGGTCTAAAGGACTGGTCGGCAGAAGACCTTCGCGACGAACTCATCGAAAAGATGCAGAGCGTTGTCATTGAAGGTGGCGTGGACTCCGATGGAACCCCCATCGAAGATACCTACAAGCCTTTCGACACCGCAACGGCTGGCGAAAGGACCGCGTATCTCCTCAAGAATAACGACCGTATCCTGATGGGCACCGCTAAGGCAACCACTCAGGTATTCTCCACTTCGCTCGCGGCTGTCCCTTCCAGCGCAATCCTTACGGCTGATACCGTGTCGATGGCGAAGGAAATGGCAGAAACCACGGCTTCGTTCCGCATCACGCCTTACCGCACGAAGGAAGGCCAGAAGTGGTATGTGATGTTCGTCGGTGTCGAGGGCTTCCGCCAGCTTCGCAAAGACCCGCGCATCGAAGCGGCCAACCGCGACGCGCGTCCGCGCGAGGTGGAAACCAACCCGTTGTTCACCGGTGGTGATCTGGTTTGGGACGGCGTGATCGTGAAGAAGATTCCTGAAATCACTCAGGTTGGCAATCTGGGCGCAAGCTCGGCACCGATCGGTTTCGCGGCTCTTTGCGGCGCAAACGCTCTTGCGGTCGCGTTCTCGCGTAAGCCTTCTTTCCGCACGGAGAGCAAGGATTACGAGCATCGCGTCGGCGTCGGTATCACTGAGATTCGCGGCAGCGCGAAGATGAGTGCCGCTGGTACGCAGACCGGGCAAATCAGCATCTACTACGCTGCATAA
- a CDS encoding glycosyl hydrolase family 28-related protein: MLTINIPDFGKIFATADTFDELRSIPANKIRNGYSAIVNGGMAPGDGLGGLYYWDAISTAEDDADTVLTPDKPLAAGRWIKIGLAEPGPQGPQGTQGEGLATVMSPTGATLVGYQGRTVARKLAETVSVKDYGAVGNGIADDTAAIQAAIDASQGGVASVLFPTGTYKVSATGLHPWAGGNDMKVALFLRSGIELVGQRGTTIMMAPDLSSDAAPIGMALMFTNTALENISIRNLRFDMNGANNKHAHSLRNHAHLHVSGNAAYIDNVDIHDCEFINTAGVSCIVMGQCGPPPEGVNIPLGSGWNIARCKFINNGTDTLDHSSIFAWAEDVVISECLFDSPPFIPDIGNGNACGVELHGANQRLINNTFRGGAYQAVWVSENTTRESRNLIIDSNTFLDILAFGICFFGQGEQDYLKPARSTKISNNQFEFSNIPYPGVDVKGGVTIASPYGQEEWEVTNNTFRIAEGMTTANAGVLVIGGLEGQKHDKGLIEGNTSYGCSYCVALFTYDEGEIGTVMIRNNTAFDSNGAGVLTNGSGILVSGGSAIFHDLTIENNHTIDTQSPPTAFWGLRMSGTVTRLSEKFNRAYGVIVAPTDYTGLSVGFRYGFNSVPEVMGGTTIDTEARAAIEAIRISLVQAGMLPE, encoded by the coding sequence ATGCTAACGATCAACATTCCCGATTTTGGGAAAATCTTCGCCACCGCCGATACCTTCGACGAACTTCGATCGATCCCGGCCAACAAAATCCGAAACGGTTATTCCGCTATCGTAAACGGCGGCATGGCCCCCGGTGACGGTCTCGGGGGTCTCTACTATTGGGACGCCATCTCCACCGCTGAGGACGATGCCGATACCGTCTTGACTCCCGATAAGCCGCTGGCGGCGGGACGGTGGATCAAGATCGGTCTAGCTGAGCCCGGTCCTCAAGGTCCGCAGGGCACCCAAGGGGAGGGGCTCGCGACCGTCATGTCTCCTACTGGCGCAACGCTAGTGGGGTATCAGGGACGCACCGTAGCTCGGAAGCTCGCGGAGACGGTCTCGGTCAAGGATTACGGCGCGGTCGGCAACGGCATCGCGGATGATACCGCAGCGATCCAAGCAGCGATCGACGCCAGCCAAGGCGGTGTTGCCAGCGTCCTATTCCCGACCGGCACCTACAAGGTAAGCGCCACCGGCCTGCATCCATGGGCTGGCGGCAACGATATGAAGGTCGCGCTCTTCCTGCGCAGCGGTATCGAGCTTGTAGGCCAGCGCGGGACCACCATCATGATGGCCCCTGATCTTTCGAGCGATGCCGCACCGATCGGCATGGCGCTGATGTTCACCAACACCGCGCTCGAAAACATCTCGATCCGGAATCTCCGTTTCGACATGAACGGCGCGAACAACAAGCACGCGCATTCGCTACGCAATCATGCGCATCTGCATGTCTCGGGCAATGCTGCCTATATCGATAATGTCGATATCCATGACTGCGAGTTCATCAATACCGCAGGGGTTTCCTGCATTGTCATGGGGCAGTGCGGACCCCCACCCGAAGGCGTCAACATCCCGCTCGGTAGCGGCTGGAATATCGCCCGCTGCAAGTTCATCAATAACGGCACGGACACGCTCGATCATTCGTCCATCTTCGCATGGGCTGAGGATGTCGTGATTTCGGAATGCCTATTCGACTCTCCGCCATTCATCCCAGACATCGGTAATGGGAATGCGTGTGGCGTCGAGCTACATGGTGCGAACCAGCGGCTGATCAACAACACCTTCCGGGGTGGTGCATATCAGGCCGTATGGGTCAGCGAGAATACCACGAGAGAATCTCGCAACCTGATCATTGATAGCAACACCTTCCTCGATATCCTCGCATTCGGTATTTGCTTCTTCGGTCAAGGCGAACAGGATTACCTCAAGCCTGCCCGCTCGACGAAGATCAGCAATAACCAGTTCGAGTTCAGCAACATCCCTTACCCCGGCGTCGATGTTAAAGGCGGCGTCACGATTGCTTCGCCTTATGGGCAAGAGGAGTGGGAAGTCACCAACAACACCTTCCGCATCGCAGAGGGTATGACGACGGCTAATGCGGGCGTGCTAGTGATTGGCGGGCTCGAAGGACAGAAGCACGACAAGGGATTGATCGAGGGCAACACCTCCTATGGTTGCAGCTATTGCGTTGCCCTCTTCACCTATGACGAAGGTGAAATCGGTACCGTAATGATTCGTAATAATACCGCCTTCGATTCCAACGGTGCAGGAGTATTGACCAATGGTTCGGGCATCTTGGTAAGTGGCGGCTCCGCTATCTTCCATGACCTAACGATTGAGAACAACCATACGATTGATACTCAGAGCCCGCCGACTGCATTTTGGGGGCTGAGGATGAGTGGGACGGTCACCCGCCTGTCAGAGAAGTTCAACAGAGCCTACGGGGTGATCGTTGCACCCACCGATTATACCGGTCTCAGCGTCGGCTTTAGATACGGTTTCAACTCCGTTCCCGAAGTAATGGGCGGAACAACGATCGATACAGAGGCTCGTGCTGCTATCGAAGCAATCCGTATCTCATTGGTGCAGGCGGGAATGCTTCCTGAATAA
- a CDS encoding IS5 family transposase has product MWNPTARALHSRTGLRYGSDLTDAEWAIVAPLLPKPCDRGRRRRWHWREVLDAIFYVLRTGCPWRFLPDGFPPWRTVYRWFGELRDSGGFEGLNHHLVQMDRARVGREPMPSAAVIDSQSVKTTEAGGPCGYDAGKKIKGRKRHAMVDSDGRTLELLVHPADVQDRDGAVPLLKMSRERHPFVKLVYADSAYTSARVATATSIGIQIVRKFADQTGFVVHPRRWVVERTFAWLNRNRRLAKDFEQSIRSATAFLYAASAMLLIRRLARYA; this is encoded by the coding sequence ATGTGGAACCCGACCGCCCGTGCGCTGCATAGCCGCACGGGCCTGCGCTATGGAAGCGATCTGACCGATGCGGAGTGGGCGATTGTCGCGCCGCTTCTGCCCAAGCCTTGCGATCGAGGGCGACGTCGCCGCTGGCACTGGCGCGAAGTGCTCGACGCGATCTTCTACGTGCTGAGGACGGGCTGCCCATGGCGCTTTCTGCCTGATGGCTTCCCGCCCTGGCGCACCGTCTATCGCTGGTTCGGCGAGCTACGCGATAGTGGCGGGTTCGAGGGGTTGAACCACCATCTCGTCCAGATGGATCGTGCCCGTGTCGGGCGCGAGCCGATGCCATCAGCGGCCGTGATCGACAGCCAGAGCGTGAAGACGACCGAGGCCGGTGGCCCATGCGGCTACGATGCCGGCAAGAAGATCAAAGGTCGAAAGCGCCATGCCATGGTGGATAGCGACGGGCGGACGCTCGAACTGCTGGTTCACCCTGCCGACGTGCAGGACCGCGACGGCGCCGTGCCTCTGCTCAAGATGTCCCGCGAGCGGCACCCGTTCGTGAAGCTCGTTTACGCCGACAGTGCCTATACCAGCGCGCGTGTCGCAACGGCGACGTCGATCGGCATCCAGATCGTGCGTAAGTTCGCCGACCAGACCGGCTTCGTCGTCCATCCGCGCCGCTGGGTCGTCGAACGAACCTTTGCCTGGCTCAACCGCAACAGACGCCTCGCCAAAGATTTCGAGCAAAGCATCCGATCCGCCACTGCCTTCCTATACGCCGCGTCCGCCATGTTGCTTATCCGGCGGCTCGCTCGTTACGCATGA
- a CDS encoding ArdC family protein: MKRDIYATVTAQIIADLKQGIAPWARPWTAGASPMTMPRNHISGRVYSGVNILLIWSAMSKGNYAVNRWLTYKQATDLGGHVRKGERGTTIVYAGSFVPESEKAKAAQTGKDAASVFFLKSMSVFNIQQCEGIGTFEAPLPTNDERDRVALADSLFQATGVKVQHGGDKAFYSPSQDFVQMPESAAFPDLLDYYRTLSHELVHSTGHKSRLDRAILNKFGSKDYAREELVAEIGAAYVCAGVGIEYTTRHADYVGNWLAVLREDDRAIFKAASLASKAAQWIEACAGEDVEQLAA, translated from the coding sequence ATGAAGCGCGATATCTACGCAACCGTCACCGCTCAAATCATTGCCGATCTGAAGCAAGGCATTGCCCCTTGGGCTCGGCCTTGGACGGCTGGAGCTAGCCCTATGACGATGCCAAGAAACCACATTAGCGGTCGCGTCTATTCAGGCGTCAACATCCTGTTGATTTGGTCGGCGATGTCTAAGGGTAATTATGCGGTCAATCGGTGGCTTACATACAAGCAAGCTACCGATCTCGGCGGGCATGTCCGCAAAGGCGAGCGCGGCACCACGATCGTTTATGCGGGGTCGTTCGTCCCAGAGAGCGAAAAGGCGAAGGCCGCTCAGACTGGCAAGGATGCTGCTAGCGTGTTTTTCCTCAAATCGATGTCGGTTTTTAATATCCAGCAATGTGAAGGCATCGGCACCTTTGAGGCCCCCCTCCCAACCAATGATGAGCGCGACCGAGTGGCACTCGCCGACAGCCTATTTCAGGCAACCGGCGTTAAGGTGCAGCACGGCGGCGACAAGGCATTCTATTCGCCCTCTCAAGATTTCGTCCAAATGCCCGAAAGTGCGGCATTCCCCGATCTGCTCGATTACTACCGCACCCTTAGCCATGAACTGGTTCATTCGACCGGGCATAAGAGCCGCCTTGATCGCGCCATCCTCAATAAATTTGGGAGCAAAGACTACGCTCGCGAGGAACTCGTCGCGGAGATCGGCGCGGCATATGTCTGCGCAGGGGTCGGCATCGAATACACGACCCGTCACGCGGATTATGTCGGCAACTGGTTAGCCGTCCTTCGCGAAGATGATCGCGCCATCTTTAAGGCGGCATCGCTGGCCAGCAAGGCCGCACAGTGGATTGAAGCGTGCGCCGGGGAGGATGTCGAGCAACTCGCCGCCTAA
- a CDS encoding DUF2958 domain-containing protein: protein MQLLTVELRAKLVANRGTDNAVPVLKLYNPVGAATWLATEIDGMTLFGLADLGFQCPELGYFSLGEIARIHLPFGLRIERDASFKTGRTLSEWAEASRAHGSVAAAEAIFAGMGR from the coding sequence GTGCAGCTATTGACCGTCGAACTTCGCGCTAAGCTTGTTGCCAATCGTGGCACCGACAACGCCGTTCCCGTGCTGAAATTATATAATCCCGTGGGTGCCGCCACATGGCTCGCCACCGAGATCGATGGCATGACACTATTCGGGCTGGCCGACTTGGGCTTCCAATGCCCCGAATTGGGCTATTTCAGCCTTGGCGAGATCGCCCGAATCCATCTTCCTTTCGGATTGCGCATCGAACGCGATGCCTCATTCAAAACCGGCCGCACGCTTAGCGAATGGGCTGAGGCATCGCGCGCCCATGGCTCTGTCGCGGCTGCTGAAGCTATCTTCGCGGGGATGGGTCGATGA
- a CDS encoding KAP family P-loop NTPase fold protein has protein sequence MIHEPWSGDHLNRKADAEHLLQMVLERYEARRKAGSAGYTLNLDARWGEGKTYFLQNLQAQLAEDGRTVAMVNAWQDDHGDDPLTSVIAAIDEMLLPFAHKDSVTVPFDHAKRAAAAIGTEALKQVGFHFIKMATGIGLEKLIEQASDGAETLDAAAFEKGADAALNAVAAKIAAERVANHKAASRAIETFRSRIRETIAAASASGGATLPMFVFIDELDRCRPLYAIKMLEDIKHLFSIEGLIFIVATDSEQLAHSVKAIYGEGFDSNRYLRRFFDRVFVFPKPSKRRYLENLALSFDIDLSASFYPTLGLSPVDIFETWTSSFKWSNRDLEQMFDIIATYVASWNYRIKVEPLTLLKAVGEFYTFGNDSNQSRSTEDPYMASFEEWRLPPLKNIDMTRGHTTEKRTKASNVIATLKAAMTQPVVHAKYDHEYSRDYMHEERNTRGPLMGNDISPSFLTEVESRVSNAGRHIVT, from the coding sequence ATGATCCACGAACCTTGGTCAGGCGACCACCTCAATCGCAAGGCAGATGCCGAGCATCTTCTTCAGATGGTTCTTGAGCGATACGAAGCCCGCAGAAAGGCTGGAAGCGCCGGTTACACCCTAAATCTGGATGCGCGTTGGGGAGAGGGTAAAACCTACTTCCTCCAAAATCTTCAGGCACAATTAGCCGAAGACGGCAGAACCGTCGCCATGGTCAATGCATGGCAGGATGACCATGGCGATGACCCCCTCACATCGGTGATCGCGGCTATCGACGAGATGCTGCTGCCATTTGCCCATAAAGACAGCGTAACCGTGCCATTCGATCACGCTAAGCGCGCCGCTGCCGCCATTGGCACGGAAGCCCTGAAGCAAGTGGGATTTCATTTCATAAAGATGGCTACCGGAATAGGCTTAGAAAAGCTGATCGAGCAGGCCAGCGATGGAGCCGAGACGCTGGACGCCGCCGCCTTTGAAAAGGGCGCAGACGCGGCACTGAACGCCGTTGCAGCGAAGATTGCGGCGGAACGAGTCGCAAATCACAAGGCCGCATCCCGTGCCATCGAAACTTTCCGTAGCCGAATCCGAGAGACGATAGCCGCCGCGTCAGCCAGCGGCGGAGCGACGCTGCCCATGTTCGTGTTTATTGACGAGCTTGATCGTTGCCGTCCGCTTTACGCGATCAAAATGCTCGAAGACATCAAACACCTCTTTTCGATAGAGGGGCTTATATTCATCGTGGCAACTGATAGTGAGCAGTTGGCACATTCGGTGAAAGCGATCTACGGCGAGGGTTTCGATAGCAACCGCTACCTTCGCCGCTTCTTTGATCGTGTATTTGTTTTTCCAAAGCCATCGAAGAGACGGTATTTGGAAAACCTTGCGCTCTCATTCGATATCGATCTGTCTGCCAGCTTCTACCCCACCCTTGGCTTAAGCCCGGTTGATATCTTTGAAACATGGACAAGTTCTTTCAAATGGTCGAACCGCGATTTGGAACAGATGTTCGATATTATTGCCACCTATGTTGCGAGTTGGAATTATAGGATCAAGGTCGAGCCACTTACTCTACTCAAAGCAGTTGGTGAATTTTACACTTTTGGGAATGACTCTAATCAGAGCCGTAGCACAGAAGACCCATACATGGCTTCCTTCGAAGAATGGCGGCTACCGCCCTTAAAGAATATTGATATGACACGGGGGCACACGACGGAAAAACGAACTAAAGCTTCGAATGTAATCGCCACCCTGAAAGCAGCTATGACCCAACCCGTCGTTCATGCAAAGTATGACCATGAATATAGCAGGGACTATATGCATGAAGAGCGGAATACTCGCGGTCCACTGATGGGCAATGATATTTCCCCATCTTTTTTAACCGAGGTCGAGTCGCGCGTTTCGAATGCGGGTCGTCATATTGTGACTTAA
- a CDS encoding M15 family metallopeptidase, with the protein MAYRLSQTSLSRLDGVHPDLVRVVKHAITITQIDFMVLEGLRTIARQRQLVKQGASQTLRSKHLTGHAVDLVPFIDTDGDGDSEISWHWPHYHKLAPFIKQAAKECEVALSWGGDWRSFKDGPHWELDPKRYPFP; encoded by the coding sequence ATGGCTTACCGATTATCTCAAACATCGCTTTCACGCCTTGATGGCGTCCATCCTGATCTTGTTCGCGTCGTCAAACACGCAATCACCATCACCCAGATTGATTTTATGGTCTTGGAGGGGCTTCGCACGATTGCGCGCCAGCGCCAGCTTGTGAAGCAAGGCGCATCCCAGACGCTACGCTCCAAGCATCTTACCGGACATGCCGTCGATCTTGTGCCGTTCATCGATACCGATGGCGACGGCGATTCAGAAATCTCGTGGCACTGGCCGCACTACCACAAGCTCGCGCCCTTCATTAAGCAGGCGGCGAAGGAGTGTGAGGTAGCGCTAAGCTGGGGAGGCGATTGGCGGTCGTTCAAGGATGGTCCGCATTGGGAGCTTGATCCGAAGCGGTACCCGTTCCCCTAA
- a CDS encoding tyrosine-type recombinase/integrase, whose protein sequence is MANKIPARPTNRFFTDLESRPKDYQMGDETVSNLFLTIRPTGVKRWNYDAANTCNMNSRRIKMSLGTYPAYGLAEAREWAEELNRLRGRGIDPRVAKVEAEAVQARKNANTMRAVHAKYIEFKSIEGVRTLDEKTRLLERNVFGQFGDRPITEFSKADGRACVQAMRGRGSYGAANRMLSELRTFLTWAAAEDHVEHNVALGILMTKEDNPRRALEMHELVWLWRALDSYPADQSDPVRMLILMGCRVMESHGAALSEVKRGIWTIPRGRAKNGKPCLLPLAPMAKSIFDGARERSFESQRGYFFHGAPYKGMAVPFLTVLRGDLDRMARQEGETVEPWDMHCIRHAVRTHIVNGDDTKKWLAELILNHSAGDADRRYDHGDYLESKLALLTSWEERLMKAVDGRAKIAA, encoded by the coding sequence ATGGCCAACAAGATTCCAGCCCGTCCTACCAATAGGTTTTTCACCGACTTGGAAAGCCGTCCCAAGGATTACCAAATGGGAGATGAAACAGTCTCCAATCTATTTCTCACCATCCGACCCACGGGCGTGAAAAGGTGGAATTATGACGCGGCGAATACTTGCAACATGAACTCGCGCCGGATCAAGATGTCGCTGGGCACATATCCCGCGTACGGGCTCGCTGAGGCGCGAGAGTGGGCGGAAGAGCTTAACCGGTTGCGGGGTCGGGGCATCGATCCACGGGTCGCAAAGGTGGAAGCTGAGGCGGTGCAGGCGCGCAAAAACGCCAACACAATGCGGGCGGTGCACGCAAAATATATCGAGTTCAAAAGTATCGAGGGTGTGCGCACGCTGGACGAAAAGACACGGCTTCTTGAGCGCAATGTGTTTGGCCAGTTTGGCGACCGACCGATTACCGAATTCTCTAAGGCGGACGGGCGAGCCTGCGTGCAGGCCATGAGGGGAAGGGGGAGCTACGGTGCAGCAAATCGGATGCTGTCAGAGCTACGGACATTCCTGACATGGGCGGCGGCTGAAGATCATGTGGAGCATAATGTCGCGCTCGGGATTCTGATGACGAAGGAGGACAACCCGCGCCGCGCTCTCGAAATGCACGAGCTTGTTTGGTTGTGGCGTGCCCTCGACAGCTACCCAGCAGATCAGTCCGATCCCGTGCGGATGCTCATCCTAATGGGTTGCCGCGTCATGGAAAGCCACGGTGCCGCGCTGTCGGAGGTCAAGCGGGGTATCTGGACGATCCCACGGGGGAGGGCGAAGAACGGCAAACCATGCCTGTTGCCGCTGGCACCGATGGCGAAATCAATTTTCGACGGTGCTCGGGAACGGTCCTTCGAATCTCAGCGGGGGTATTTCTTCCACGGTGCGCCTTACAAAGGCATGGCGGTCCCATTCCTAACAGTCCTGCGCGGTGATCTGGACAGGATGGCGCGGCAGGAAGGCGAGACAGTCGAGCCGTGGGATATGCACTGTATCCGCCATGCGGTGCGGACGCACATCGTCAACGGGGACGATACGAAGAAGTGGCTGGCGGAACTGATTCTGAATCATTCCGCAGGGGATGCAGATCGTCGCTACGATCATGGCGACTACCTCGAATCTAAGCTGGCACTGCTAACATCATGGGAAGAACGGTTGATGAAAGCGGTAGATGGTAGAGCAAAGATCGCCGCTTGA
- a CDS encoding response regulator translates to MCHALIIEDERLIAEYLASLAERAGPKSIAMAYTEDKAVGAAHERRPDIILSDVILLAGTGPCAVQAITSHYGEIPVIFITGTPERYLPREPSSVVLHKPIDPVCVMDTFRRLAHL, encoded by the coding sequence ATGTGCCATGCGCTCATAATCGAAGATGAACGGCTGATCGCCGAATATCTGGCCAGCCTCGCCGAACGCGCGGGCCCCAAGTCGATCGCGATGGCATATACCGAAGACAAGGCGGTCGGCGCCGCGCACGAGCGGCGACCCGACATCATCCTTTCCGACGTGATTTTGCTGGCGGGCACAGGTCCGTGCGCAGTGCAGGCGATAACGTCGCATTATGGTGAAATACCGGTCATCTTCATCACCGGGACGCCCGAACGTTATCTGCCCCGCGAGCCGTCGAGCGTCGTGCTGCACAAGCCGATCGATCCCGTCTGCGTGATGGACACGTTTCGCCGGCTGGCCCATTTATAG